One genomic window of Choloepus didactylus isolate mChoDid1 chromosome 27, mChoDid1.pri, whole genome shotgun sequence includes the following:
- the ZNF570 gene encoding zinc finger protein 570 isoform X2, with protein MLENYRILVSLGLCFSKPSVILLLEQGKEPWMVKREPSKGSGWESMCETKEITPKKDIYEDESSQKIEKFTSYGLEYSSLRENWKCEDHFERQSNNQKAFFKEEIITREEAFVNERDQEYNKSWGSFHHNILLHTQQIIPKEEKVHKHDTHKKSFKKKLMAFKPKSIYAEKKLLKCNDCEKVFSQSSSLTLHQRIHTGEKPYKCVECGKAFSQRSNLVQHQRIHTGEKPYECKECRKAFSQNAHLIQHLRVHTGEKPYECKVCRKAFSQFAYLAQHQRVHTGEKPYECIECGKAFSNRSSIAQHQRVHTGEKPYECDVCGKAFSLRAYLTVHQRIHTGERPYECKECGKAFSQNSHLAQHQRIHTGEKPYKCQECRKAFSQIAYLAQHQRVHTGEKPYECVKCGKAFSNDSSLTQHQRVHTGEKPYECNVCGKAFSYCGSLAQHQRIHTGERPYECKECKKTFRQRAHLAHHQRIHIGESLSPPNPVNHQVL; from the coding sequence GCTGGGAATCTATGTGTGAGACTAAAGAAATAACCCCAAAGAAGGACATTTACGAAGATGAATCATCCCAGAAGATAGAAAAATTTACAAGCTATGGGCTTGAGTACTCCAGTTTGAGAGAAAATTGGAAATGTGAGGACCATTTTGAGAGGCAGTCAAACAATCAGAAGGCATTtttcaaggaagaaataattacTCGTGAAGAAGCCTTTGTTAATGAAAGAGACCAAGAATATAACAAATCTTGGGGAAGCTTCCATCATAACATACTGCTTCATACACAACAGATAATCCCCAAAGAGGAGAAAGTTCATAAACATGACACACAtaagaaaagctttaaaaaaaaattaatggcctTTAAACCCAAAAGTATCTATGCAGAGAAGAAACTTCTGAAATGTAATGACTGTGAAAAAGTCTTCAGCCAGAGCTCATCCCTTACTCTTCATcaaagaattcatactggagagaaaccctataaatgtgtagaatgtgggaaagccttcagccagAGATCAAATCTTGttcaacatcagagaattcatactggagagaaaccctatgaatgtaaagaATGTAGGAAAGCCTTCAGTCAGAATGCACATCTAATTCAACATCTGAgagttcacactggagaaaaaccttatgaatgtaaggTATGTAGGAAAGCCTTCAGCCAGTTTGCCTACCTTGCTCAACATCAGAgagttcatactggagagaaaccctatgaatgtattGAATGTGGGAAAGCATTTAGCAATAGGTCATCCATTGCTCAACACCAGCgagttcatactggagagaaaccttatgaatgtgaTGTCTGTGGGAAAGCATTTAGCCTTCGTGCATACCTTACTGTACATCAGAGAATACATACTGGAGAGAGACCCtatgaatgtaaagaatgtgggaaggccttcagcCAGAATTCACATCTTGCtcaacatcagagaattcatactggagaaaaaccTTATAAATGTCAGGAATGTAGGAAAGCATTTAGCCAGATTGCCTACCTTGCTCAACATCAAAgagttcatactggagagaaaccctatgaatgtgtTAAATGTGGGAAGGCTTTTAGCAATGACTCATCCCTCACCCAACATCAGAGAGTTCATACTggggagaaaccttatgaatgtaatgTGTGTGGGAAGGCCTTTAGTTACTGTGGATCCCTTGCacaacatcagagaattcatactggagaaagaccctatgaatgtaaggaatgCAAGAAAACCTTCAGGCAGCGTGCACACCTTGCGCATCACCAGAGAATTCATATTGGGGAGTCACTGTCACCGCCCAATCCAGTCAATCACCAAGTCCTGTAG
- the ZNF570 gene encoding zinc finger protein 570 isoform X3: MCETKEITPKKDIYEDESSQKIEKFTSYGLEYSSLRENWKCEDHFERQSNNQKAFFKEEIITREEAFVNERDQEYNKSWGSFHHNILLHTQQIIPKEEKVHKHDTHKKSFKKKLMAFKPKSIYAEKKLLKCNDCEKVFSQSSSLTLHQRIHTGEKPYKCVECGKAFSQRSNLVQHQRIHTGEKPYECKECRKAFSQNAHLIQHLRVHTGEKPYECKVCRKAFSQFAYLAQHQRVHTGEKPYECIECGKAFSNRSSIAQHQRVHTGEKPYECDVCGKAFSLRAYLTVHQRIHTGERPYECKECGKAFSQNSHLAQHQRIHTGEKPYKCQECRKAFSQIAYLAQHQRVHTGEKPYECVKCGKAFSNDSSLTQHQRVHTGEKPYECNVCGKAFSYCGSLAQHQRIHTGERPYECKECKKTFRQRAHLAHHQRIHIGESLSPPNPVNHQVL; the protein is encoded by the coding sequence ATGTGTGAGACTAAAGAAATAACCCCAAAGAAGGACATTTACGAAGATGAATCATCCCAGAAGATAGAAAAATTTACAAGCTATGGGCTTGAGTACTCCAGTTTGAGAGAAAATTGGAAATGTGAGGACCATTTTGAGAGGCAGTCAAACAATCAGAAGGCATTtttcaaggaagaaataattacTCGTGAAGAAGCCTTTGTTAATGAAAGAGACCAAGAATATAACAAATCTTGGGGAAGCTTCCATCATAACATACTGCTTCATACACAACAGATAATCCCCAAAGAGGAGAAAGTTCATAAACATGACACACAtaagaaaagctttaaaaaaaaattaatggcctTTAAACCCAAAAGTATCTATGCAGAGAAGAAACTTCTGAAATGTAATGACTGTGAAAAAGTCTTCAGCCAGAGCTCATCCCTTACTCTTCATcaaagaattcatactggagagaaaccctataaatgtgtagaatgtgggaaagccttcagccagAGATCAAATCTTGttcaacatcagagaattcatactggagagaaaccctatgaatgtaaagaATGTAGGAAAGCCTTCAGTCAGAATGCACATCTAATTCAACATCTGAgagttcacactggagaaaaaccttatgaatgtaaggTATGTAGGAAAGCCTTCAGCCAGTTTGCCTACCTTGCTCAACATCAGAgagttcatactggagagaaaccctatgaatgtattGAATGTGGGAAAGCATTTAGCAATAGGTCATCCATTGCTCAACACCAGCgagttcatactggagagaaaccttatgaatgtgaTGTCTGTGGGAAAGCATTTAGCCTTCGTGCATACCTTACTGTACATCAGAGAATACATACTGGAGAGAGACCCtatgaatgtaaagaatgtgggaaggccttcagcCAGAATTCACATCTTGCtcaacatcagagaattcatactggagaaaaaccTTATAAATGTCAGGAATGTAGGAAAGCATTTAGCCAGATTGCCTACCTTGCTCAACATCAAAgagttcatactggagagaaaccctatgaatgtgtTAAATGTGGGAAGGCTTTTAGCAATGACTCATCCCTCACCCAACATCAGAGAGTTCATACTggggagaaaccttatgaatgtaatgTGTGTGGGAAGGCCTTTAGTTACTGTGGATCCCTTGCacaacatcagagaattcatactggagaaagaccctatgaatgtaaggaatgCAAGAAAACCTTCAGGCAGCGTGCACACCTTGCGCATCACCAGAGAATTCATATTGGGGAGTCACTGTCACCGCCCAATCCAGTCAATCACCAAGTCCTGTAG